TATCGGCCACCCCTTACATTGGCAATACCCTTGTACAATGAATTTGAGGGGGGTTCTCAGTAGACAATGCCACCCTAACCCGATTCTTCACCTTTCACTTTCTACTCCCCTTTGCTATTGCCGGTTTAGCAGCTGTACATTTACTCTTCCTCCACGAAACCGGATCAAACAATCCAACAGGATTAAACTCAAACGCCGACAAAATCCCTTTCCACCCCTACTTCTCATACAAAGACTTACTAGGCCTCATCTTAATACTTACTCTCTTACTTATCCTAGCATTGTTCTTCCCAAACCTCCTAGGTGACCCGGACAACTTCACACCAGCTAATCCATTATCCACTCCCCCCCACATTAAACCAGAATGATACTTCCTCTTCGCCTACGCAATCCTCCGATCTATCCCAAACAAACTAGGAGGCGTACTTGCCCTCATAGCATCTATCCTTGTACTATTTATAATGCCAATCTTACATACATCAAAACAGCGTACAGCTTCATTCCGACCCCTCACCCAAACCTTATTCTGATGTCTAACAGCTGATCTCCTGGTACTCACATGAATCGGAGGACAACCAGTCGAAAATCCATTTATTACCATCGGCCAAGCAGCCTCCATCCTATACTTCATAATCCTCCTAACACTTATCCCCCTCATCGGACTAATTGAAAACAAAATACTAAACCAATAAAACTCTAGTAGCTTAATCCATTAAAGCATTGGTCTTGTAAACCAAAGACTGAAGACTACAATCTTCCTAAAGTAATCAAAAGAGAAGGCTCCAAACCTTCATCCCCGGTCCCCAAAACCGGAATCTTTATTAAACTACCTTTTGGCACAGGAATAAAAGTGTCCACACAAACTAACTACCTATATTATTCTCCCGTGCCCAACAGAGAAATGTCTACTACACCCTGCTATGTATATCGTGCATGCAATTTTTTTCCCCTAGCATATCACTAGTAATATTACTGCTTGATTTGGCCCTAAACATAAAAAATCATTGAATTTACATAAATATTTTAACAACATGAATATTAAGCAGAGGATTAAAAGTGAAATGACATAAGGACATTAGACTTACGTAATTATTTCACACATGGATATGACTCAAGTATTTGGTTATTTCTTAGTCTAGCTAATCACGAGAGATAAGCAACCCTTGTTAGTAAGATACAAAGTTACCAGTTTCAGGCCCATTGTAATGATGGCGTACATAACTGATCTATTCTGGCCTCTGGTTGTTTTTTCAGGCACATAACATTAATAAAGTTCATTCGTTCCTCTTTAAAGGCCTCTGGTTA
The nucleotide sequence above comes from Chinemys reevesi mitochondrion, complete genome. Encoded proteins:
- the CYTB gene encoding cytochrome b — protein: MYDTNLRKTHPMKIINNSFIDLPSPSNISAWWNFGSLLGTCLILQITTGIFLAMHYSPDISLAFSSVAHITRDVQYGWLIRNMHANGASIFFMCIYLHIGRGLYYGSYLYKETWNTGIILLFLTMATAFVGYVLPWGQMSFWGATVITNLLSATPYIGNTLVQWIWGGFSVDNATLTRFFTFHFLLPFAIAGLAAVHLLFLHETGSNNPTGLNSNADKIPFHPYFSYKDLLGLILMLTLLLILALFFPNLLGDPDNFTPANPLSTPPHIKPEWYFLFAYAILRSIPNKLGGVLALMASILVLFMMPILHTSKQRTASFRPLTQTLFWCLTADLLVLTWIGGQPVENPFITIGQAASILYFMILLTLIPLIGLIENKMLNQ